In Paeniglutamicibacter kerguelensis, one genomic interval encodes:
- a CDS encoding alcohol dehydrogenase catalytic domain-containing protein: protein MTETMLAAYFTEDNSPLEIRETAIPQPGKGEVLVKMESCGVCHTDVHFWKGEDELPRPKPAILGHEGVGSIVAVGDGVELTAGERVGVGFVYSACGNCRECRKGLETYCQNSQATGVHVDGCFAQYIVAPADWVTHIPGELSSEEACPLLCAGVTAFSAVRKANIEPGSVVVIFGLGGLGQYAIQFAKLFGAKVIGIDLDPKKLETAKRLGAHAAYAPGEEAEKAIHELGGADALLSFAPSPQVFRNMFTLAAPTARFIQVALPNNPFTFKAAELIDLGITIIGSADGTRLERDQVMQLAKDGLVHSNVETMEFSNINEAFRRLDAGEADGRLVVQF, encoded by the coding sequence ATGACTGAAACCATGTTGGCCGCTTACTTCACCGAAGACAACAGCCCCCTGGAAATCCGCGAGACCGCCATCCCGCAGCCCGGCAAGGGCGAGGTTCTCGTCAAGATGGAAAGCTGCGGCGTATGCCACACTGACGTGCACTTCTGGAAGGGCGAGGATGAGCTTCCGCGCCCGAAGCCGGCAATCCTGGGCCATGAAGGCGTCGGCTCGATCGTTGCCGTCGGCGACGGGGTGGAACTTACGGCGGGAGAACGAGTCGGCGTCGGCTTCGTGTACTCCGCCTGCGGCAACTGCCGCGAATGCCGCAAGGGCCTGGAGACCTACTGCCAGAACAGCCAGGCCACGGGTGTCCACGTTGACGGGTGCTTTGCCCAGTACATCGTGGCCCCCGCCGACTGGGTCACCCACATCCCCGGGGAGCTCTCCTCCGAGGAAGCCTGCCCGCTGCTCTGCGCCGGCGTCACCGCCTTCAGTGCGGTGCGCAAGGCCAACATCGAGCCCGGCTCCGTCGTGGTCATCTTCGGCCTCGGAGGCCTGGGGCAGTACGCGATCCAGTTCGCCAAGCTCTTCGGCGCCAAGGTCATCGGCATCGACCTGGATCCCAAGAAGCTGGAAACCGCCAAGCGCCTGGGCGCACACGCCGCCTACGCACCGGGCGAGGAGGCCGAAAAGGCCATCCATGAACTGGGCGGCGCCGACGCCCTCCTGAGCTTCGCGCCCTCGCCGCAGGTGTTCCGGAACATGTTCACCCTGGCGGCCCCGACCGCCCGATTCATCCAGGTGGCACTGCCGAACAACCCGTTCACGTTCAAGGCCGCCGAGCTCATCGACCTGGGCATCACCATCATCGGCAGCGCCGACGGCACCCGTCTGGAACGCGACCAGGTCATGCAGCTGGCCAAGGACGGCCTGGTCCACTCGAACGTCGAGACGATGGAATTCAGCAACATCAATGAAGCATTCCGCCGCCTGGATGCCGGGGAAGCCGACGGCCGCCTCGTCGTCCAGTTCTAG
- a CDS encoding aldehyde dehydrogenase family protein: MSIDSAETYFDNYFDTYQVPASVRSFLARSHQLFIDGAWVDSSDGATVPVTEPSTTQTISNIASATVADLDKAVAAARREFDGGSWSRFTPLEREGLLHKLADLIEANTEELALLESIDVGKPLAEAEMDIQGTIDTYRYFAGWASKISGRSGEAAGLPGDYVTYTRKEPVGVVGVIVPWNFPLQTLAWKLGAALAAGCTTVVKPPEITSLTTLRFAELVSESGIPGGVVNILTGKGSTVGAALAGHKGIDKVTFTGSTPTGKSVGHAALENLTRMTLELGGKSPVLVFADSDLDKAVEEVAMGIFFNAGQICDAGSRLYVEDAIYDEFMGKLVENAKSWVIGPGLDPESAIGPVVSENQCNSVMGYIQTGIDEGATLLCGGNRLDRTGYFIEPTIFGDCNNQMTIVQEEIFGPVLVAQRFSTEEQAIELANDNQYGLAATIYSQNLNRVHRLSKVLKAGSVYVNAQSSIDPAMPFGGFKNSGFGRDLGPEQLDSVTETKTVWITLS, translated from the coding sequence ATGAGCATCGACAGCGCTGAAACCTACTTTGACAACTACTTCGACACCTACCAGGTCCCTGCTTCCGTCCGTTCTTTCCTGGCAAGGTCACACCAACTGTTTATCGACGGTGCCTGGGTGGATTCCTCCGACGGCGCCACGGTGCCTGTCACCGAACCATCAACCACCCAAACGATCTCCAACATTGCCAGCGCTACCGTGGCAGACCTGGACAAGGCGGTTGCCGCGGCCCGCCGTGAATTCGACGGCGGCTCCTGGAGCCGGTTCACCCCGCTGGAACGCGAGGGCCTGCTGCACAAGCTTGCGGACTTGATAGAGGCGAACACCGAGGAACTGGCCCTGCTCGAATCGATCGACGTGGGCAAGCCGTTGGCCGAGGCCGAGATGGATATCCAGGGCACCATCGACACCTACCGCTACTTTGCCGGTTGGGCCTCAAAGATCTCCGGCCGCAGCGGCGAGGCAGCGGGGCTGCCAGGGGACTACGTGACCTACACCCGGAAGGAACCAGTGGGTGTTGTCGGTGTCATCGTGCCGTGGAACTTCCCGCTGCAGACCCTGGCCTGGAAGCTGGGCGCTGCCCTGGCCGCAGGATGCACCACCGTGGTGAAGCCGCCGGAGATCACCTCGCTGACGACCCTTCGCTTCGCAGAGCTGGTCAGCGAGTCCGGCATCCCGGGCGGCGTTGTCAACATCCTCACCGGCAAGGGATCCACGGTCGGTGCGGCCCTGGCCGGACACAAGGGCATCGACAAGGTCACCTTCACCGGTTCAACGCCCACGGGCAAGTCGGTGGGCCACGCGGCGCTGGAGAACCTCACCCGCATGACCCTCGAGCTCGGCGGCAAGTCCCCGGTCCTGGTCTTCGCCGACTCGGATCTGGACAAGGCGGTTGAAGAGGTCGCCATGGGCATCTTCTTCAATGCCGGGCAGATCTGCGACGCCGGTTCCCGCCTGTACGTCGAAGATGCAATCTACGACGAGTTCATGGGCAAGCTTGTCGAGAACGCCAAGAGCTGGGTCATTGGACCGGGACTCGACCCGGAAAGCGCCATCGGCCCGGTTGTCTCCGAAAACCAGTGCAACAGCGTTATGGGCTACATCCAGACCGGAATCGACGAGGGCGCCACGCTGTTGTGCGGCGGCAATCGGCTGGACCGCACGGGCTACTTCATTGAGCCAACCATCTTCGGCGACTGCAACAACCAGATGACGATCGTCCAAGAGGAGATCTTCGGCCCGGTGCTGGTGGCCCAACGGTTCTCAACCGAGGAACAAGCCATTGAATTGGCAAATGACAACCAGTACGGCCTGGCCGCAACGATTTACTCGCAGAACCTGAACCGCGTGCACCGTCTGTCCAAGGTGCTCAAGGCCGGTTCGGTCTATGTCAATGCGCAGAGTTCCATCGACCCGGCGATGCCCTTCGGCGGTTTCAAGAACTCGGGATTCGGCCGGGACCTGGGACCGGAGCAGCTGGACTCCGTGACGGAGACCAAGACCGTCTGGATCACGCTGTCGTAG
- a CDS encoding purine-cytosine permease family protein — MDYAIEAERGRAPLPPSKRLWGFWEYTWANAALAIATWGFLIGGSLALVVDVKSGLVAIVLGNVLGVLLVGLAVSVSAGKYGTEQYTFMRSVFGHNGSRVIYTVAMILLTVGWLVVLGTMFGRSIDSAISVVSDRDPDPNAPYIYVITIIAIALTAYIVAKGPTSIKLFNVIVAPALILVMGFMIWLFLSDTSLSELLALDALARPFDSNAVNFMIAVEINIAAGFSWWPYIGNLSRITKNERTAFWPNLIGIGFAASLGEAVGLIGAIKYGNADPTQWMAETGGLWLSAIVLVFIAFANITSMANILYTAVVGLRQMFGALFKNVSWEWLVTGFCIVPVIVMFAIPGLYDGFMTFLVWTAAIYSALTGIMLVDYFLLRRQRVDLKHLFIEGKSSIYYFTGGYNIAAMAATVSGIVIFTVTFNPLTFEHTGYFRYTTASLLAAVAAGLIYWAMSALFVVPRGLGGYPTSRAKTLTRS; from the coding sequence CCATTGAAGCAGAACGAGGAAGGGCCCCGTTGCCGCCGTCAAAGCGGCTGTGGGGATTCTGGGAATACACTTGGGCCAACGCGGCCCTCGCGATTGCCACGTGGGGCTTTCTCATCGGAGGATCGCTGGCGCTCGTTGTCGATGTAAAGAGCGGTCTTGTCGCCATCGTTCTTGGAAACGTCTTGGGCGTCCTCCTGGTTGGGCTCGCCGTATCCGTCAGCGCCGGTAAGTACGGAACCGAGCAGTACACGTTCATGCGCAGCGTGTTCGGCCACAACGGCAGCCGGGTCATTTACACGGTGGCAATGATCCTGCTGACGGTCGGCTGGCTGGTGGTCCTGGGGACCATGTTCGGCCGTTCCATCGACTCCGCAATTAGTGTTGTCAGTGACCGGGACCCGGATCCGAATGCACCGTACATCTACGTCATCACGATCATTGCCATAGCGCTGACCGCCTACATCGTGGCCAAGGGCCCAACCTCCATCAAGCTCTTCAACGTCATCGTTGCCCCCGCCTTGATCCTGGTCATGGGCTTCATGATCTGGCTGTTCCTTTCGGACACTTCGCTCTCGGAGCTGCTTGCCCTTGACGCGCTCGCCCGGCCGTTCGATTCCAATGCCGTGAACTTCATGATCGCCGTTGAAATCAACATTGCCGCCGGTTTCTCCTGGTGGCCGTACATCGGCAACCTGTCGCGCATCACCAAGAACGAACGCACGGCCTTCTGGCCAAACCTGATCGGCATCGGATTCGCCGCCAGCCTGGGTGAAGCAGTGGGACTCATCGGCGCGATCAAGTACGGCAACGCCGACCCGACGCAGTGGATGGCGGAAACCGGGGGACTGTGGCTGAGCGCCATTGTCTTGGTGTTCATCGCCTTCGCGAACATCACCAGCATGGCAAACATCCTCTACACGGCAGTCGTTGGACTCCGGCAAATGTTCGGCGCGCTGTTCAAGAACGTGTCCTGGGAGTGGCTCGTCACGGGGTTCTGCATTGTCCCGGTGATTGTCATGTTTGCCATTCCGGGCCTCTACGACGGATTCATGACGTTCCTGGTGTGGACCGCGGCCATCTACAGCGCCCTGACCGGAATCATGCTTGTCGACTACTTCCTCCTGCGCCGGCAGCGGGTGGACCTCAAGCACCTATTCATCGAAGGCAAATCGTCGATCTACTACTTCACCGGTGGCTACAACATCGCCGCGATGGCCGCAACGGTGAGCGGCATTGTGATCTTTACCGTCACTTTCAATCCGTTGACTTTTGAACACACAGGATATTTCCGGTACACCACTGCTTCGCTGCTCGCAGCCGTCGCAGCCGGGCTCATCTACTGGGCGATGTCCGCATTATTCGTTGTACCCCGTGGCCTGGGCGGTTACCCAACTTCCCGCGCCAAAACCCTCACTAGGAGCTGA